The Hymenobacter swuensis DY53 genome includes the window ATCACCGTCACGTCGCCCAGGTCGCCGATGCCGGTACCGCTTAGGTGAGTGTGGGAAAACCCGACGATGGTGGAGTCGGAATAGTGGTACCCGGAGCACCAGTCCCAACCCTCCGTAACGTTGACCGGCCCCAACTGCACGCCTCCGAATGGCACGTTGGCTCCCAGAAATACGTGCCCGTGAAACCCCGTGCCAATGTACGGGTCCACGTACCGGGTGAGGCTGGATTCGGGGGTTTTGGCGACTTTCTTCCGGTTGCTGGCATGAGGAGGGGCCATAGCCGTAGCGGCACCACAGATCAGGACAGTAGCGGCCAGGATAAATCGGTGGGCAATACGCTGCATAGGGTGGGGCTTGAGCCAGTAAACAGAGCAGAAATGGGCTGGTTTGGCATGAAGATAAAGCCCGTCATGCAGTATCCCTGGGCGGGCATACTGGGCGGCCAGCTTCAGCGAGGCCACCCAACGGCCAAACGGCCAGGACTACCAGCAGCGCAGTGTGTAGATGCTTCCTCATTCGAAAGAGCCCAGGGAAATAACGCAAGGCTTTACTGTACCACAATTTCACCGGCAAACAGCCAGGTTTCGGGCTTGGAGGCTCCAACCGCCTGGGCGTTCCTGGCCGTGATTCTGATAAACCGGGCCATGGTTTTCTGCACGTCGGCCCGCACTTCGCTACTGGTAGGCTTAGCTTGCGTGGCCTGCGCCGGCACGGGGGCGGAGTACACCGTTCGGTAGGTTTTACCGTCCTCCGATACCGCTACTTCCACGTTCGTTGGCAGCAGAATTCCGGAACCGGCAGCCCGCAGAAAAGTGCTTGTAACTGTGTTGATTTCGGTGGCTTTCTGCAGATCCAGCGTGGCTACCAGATCGGTGCCGTAGAAGCCCAGCCACTGCCCGTCGGCATGGTTGGTGGAGCCTTTCTGTCCATCCACCAGCGTTACAGGTCCGGTGCCTTTGTAGCTTTTGTTGGGCTCGTTGGTCAGCGTCACGGGAGTGGCAAAGGCCTTGTGCATCATTACTTCCCGGGTCGTGACTTTGCCCATCAGCTTCCCCTTTTCGAAAGATGCGGCTTTGATGACAGCCGAACTCGATACGGGAAACGGCTGAGTGTACACCCGCGACACAGCAGTTGGGGTCGAGCCATCAAGCGTATACATAATTTGCGGCCCCGCGGCGTCCGTTTGCAGGGTAACGAGGGTGGTGCGCCGGGCGGGGTCAAGGGCGAGCTGCTGCCGCACGTTGAAGGCGCTGCGGGAGTAGGTGGCACCCCAGGCTTCGTAGCGGCGGTACTGCTGCTGCATGCGCTGCTGAAAATCGGGCCAGCTCCGTTGCCGGGCCGGGGTCCAGAGCACCTCCGCCAGCGCCGACATGCGGGGAAACGCCATGTATTCCACCTGCTGCTCGGTGGGGATATACTCGGTCCAGATGTTGGCCTGCGCCCCCAGAATGTACTGCTGCTCGGCAGCGGTCAGCTCTTTGGGCGTGGGCTCGAAGGAGTATACCTTCGAGAGGGGCAGGTAGCCGCCAAACGACAACGGCTCCAGACTAGCCTCGCCCTGGGCATGGTCGAAGTAGGCGTGCGAGCCAGGGGTCATGACCACGTTGTGCTGCTGCCGGGCAGCCATGGTGCCGCCTTCCATCCCGCGCCACGACATCACGGCCGCGTTAGGTGCCAGGCCGCCTTCCAGAATTTCATCCCAGCCGATAATGCTCTTGCCCCGGGAGTTCACAAACTTCTCTATGCGCTGCACGAAGTAGCTTTGCAGCTCGTGCTCGTCCCTGAGGTTTTCCGCCTTCATGCGGGCCTGGCATTTGGGGCATTCGTGCCAGCGGGTCTTGGGTGCTTCGTCGCCCCCGATGTGCACGATGTTGCCCGGAAACAGAGGCATCACCTCCGTCAGCACGTCCTGCAAAAACGTAAACGTCTGCTCATTGCCGGCACAGAAAATATCGTCGAACACGCCCCAGAGCCGCTCCACCTTGAAGGGCCCGCCCGTGCACGACAGCTCCGGGTAGGCGGCCAGCGCGGCTACGGCGTGGCCGGGCATCTCAATTTCCGGCACCACCGTGATGTAGCGGTCCTGGGCATACTGCACCACCTCCTTAATCTGCTCCTGGGTGTAGAAGCCGCCGTAGCGGATGTTATCGAACTGGTGGGGCTGGTCGGTGTAATGCCCGATGAGCGTACCGTCGCGCCACCCGCCCACGGAGGTCAGCCTAGGGTATTTTTTGATTTCGATGCGCCAGCCCTGGTCATCGGTGAGGTGCCAGTGGAAAGTGTTCATCTTGTGCCGGGCCAGGTAGTCGATGTACCTTTTGACGAACTCCACCGGGAAGAAGTGGCGGCTTACATCCAGGTGCATGCCGCGCCACTGGTACCGGGGTTTGTCTACCACCTCCAGTGCCGGCAGGCGCACGGCCATAGCTGAGCGTTGCGTGGGCAGCAGTTGCCTGATGGTTTGCAGGCCCAGAAACACGCCCTGCGGTTTGCCGGCCGCCAGCACTACCTGCGTAGGCTGCACGCTGAGCATATATCCCTCGGTACCCAGGCTATCGAGCGGTTGTCGCAACATCAGGAAAATACTGCCGGGGCCCGGCCTGCCCGATGGTGCCGTCACTACCGGCAGCTGCACGCCGGCGGCGCGCTGCAGGTCCTGGCTCAGCACCTCCCCGATGCGGCGCAGTTCCTCATTTTTGGGGTCGACGTAAATTTTGGTGGCCGGCGTAACCGCAAAGCTGCCGCTACCGGCCGTAAGGCGCACCGGCTGCGGAATGATGGATAGGGCACTACGGTTTACGCTGGCCGGCTGGGCAGAAGCCGGTGCCCCGGCCAGTCCAATACCGCCGCCCAGACCCAGCAGCACCGCCAATGACACCCGGATTTTCTTTTTCACGAAGAAGGTAGAGTATAATAGAAGTGGCAAGAAACTTTGCTGCAACTGGGAAGCCCCGTTGTTGGGGGACAAAGGTGCAATAACCAGCCGCTTCGCCACTCCCTGAAGAGGAAAGGCACCTCACCGGGTGCTGTGTCATCGTTGGTTTGCGAAGCACCTGTAAAGTAAATAGTGTGCGCGAATCCAGTTCCGGGTGCTTGCCGCGAAGTATGCACTGGCTCAATCCAAAGGTGAGTTCAGGCACGCTGCCAATTCCCGCACGATAGTCGCATCGGTTTCCCAGCGTGGCGTATCAAACTCCGTGGCTTTCGGCGCAGGCGGAGCGGCCAGCTGCCTTTTGGCGCTGGCGTGAAACTCATGGGCACCCGTATGCCGGGCTAAGTCCCGGATGGTAGCGGGCGTCACTCCCGCGCCCGGCATAATGCTGATGCGCCCGGTTGCCTGCTGTACCAGCGCGGCCAGCTGCGTACGCCCTGCCGGCGCGGTGGGCTGACCGCCGGAAGTTAGAATCCGCTGGCAGCCCAGGCTGATAATTTCCTCCAGAGCCTGGTGTTGATCCGGGCATGCATCAAAGGCGCGGTGAAACGTAACTGGCAACGGTCCGGCCGCCGCCAGCAGCCGCCGACAAGCCGCCAGATCCACGCGGCCCGCCTGGTTCAGAGCCCCCAGCACCACGCCCGCGCACCCCAGCGCCCGGCACTGCCGGATGTCTGCTTCCATGATGGCTAGTTCCTCCGCATCGTAGCAGAAGTGCCCGGTTCGCGGCCGAATCAGCACGAATACGGGAATGGCAAGCCGGGTCAGTACGTGCCGGATGGTGCCGTATGAGGGGGTCGTGCCGCCCTGCTCCAGGTTCTGGCACAGCTCAATGCGGTGGGCGCCTCCGGCTTGCGCCGCCACGGCCGACTGCACCGAGCCCGCGCAGATTTCAAGCCCGCGCGCCCTCATTTCAGCAGGTAATCGGCCTGAATGAGCTGCTGCTGGTTGCCGGCGTCGCAAACGGCGTAGCTAAAGCCTTTCTGTAGGGCAAAGGCGCCGTGCTGGCCCTGGGCACTAATGGCAATAAAGCACACCTGAATGTCGCGGGCTTTGTCGCCTTTGATTTTGGCAATGCGCTCCACGGCGGCTTTACAGGCCGCTTTCGGTCCCATTCCCTGGCGCATAAGCTCCACCACGGTGTGCGCCCCGGCTATGCGAATCACATCCTCGCCCTGGCCGGTAGCGGCGGCGGCGCCCACGGCATTATCCACAAACAACCCCGAGCCGATCAGGGGCGAGTCGCCGAGGCGGCCGCGCATCTTAAAACCCATGCCGCTGGTGGTGCAGCTGCCGCTGAGCCGCCCCTGCGCATCCTGGGCCAGCATGGCAATGGTATCGTGGTTGTTGGCTCCGCCTACCGGGCCGGTTTTGCGGTTCCCGGTGTTTTCTATGTTGACGACGGGCTTGTACTGGCTGGTTTTGAGCCATTCGCGGTAGGCCTTTTCGGCGTCGGGGCTAAGCTTTTGGGCTTCCAGCGGAAAGCCCTGCGCCACGGCAAACTGCTGGGCACCCTCTCCTACCAGCATTACGTGCGGGGTACGCTCCATCACGCGCCGTGCCACGCTGATGGGGTGCTTAATGCGTTCCAAGGCCGCCACGCTGCCGCAGTTAAACTGCTCGTCCATGATGCAGGCATCCAGCGTCACGATGCCTTCCCGATCGGGGTTGCCGCCCAGGCCTACACAGCAGTTTTGCGAGGCTTCCGTCACCATCACGCCGGCCTCCACCGCATCGAGGGCACGGCCACCCTGGCTGAGCACTTTCCAGGCCCCGAGGTTCGCCGCCAGACCGGTGTCCCAGGTCGAAATTACCAGCGGTTTGCCAGCCACCGGAGCTGGTGGCAGACTCAGTGCCTCGGCAGACGGGCTGGCAGCCAATGCGGCTAAACTAGCGGCAGAGGAGGAGAGAAACTTACGACGGGTAGGCATACGGAAAGCAGGCAATGTGGACTCTCTCAAAGAAAGAGATTTTCGGGTGATGTTCCACAAAGTCCAGGCGGGGCGTAGCTTCCGGTTAGCTCGCCTCAGTGCGCTTGCTGCGCAATTGCCGCACTGTTGAGCGGCGGCAGTTACAGCCTGGTTATCCCGAGCTTTTCACGGGTGCTTCGCGCAGTCTGTCAATACTCTTTTCGCAGTAGCCTCCAGGAGTTGCGCATGTTCGCCTACGATGCGGGAGTTGCCTCGCGGATGAGCTGGGTCTGGTTGTTGCGCGCGTGACAACACCGGCATTCCGCCCTCGGCTACTTGGCCCCTAACCACTTTGAAACCCAATTTAAAACCACGCCCCAATTGTGTCCGGCTTAGCTGGACCACCTCATGATTCATTCAAACGGCATTGCCTTCGCAACCGAAATGGGCCTTTATCGAACCGGCCGGGCCAATGCAATTTTCCGCACAATTGCCTCAACTACAACAATTAACAGAAATAAAAAATCCCGCTTTACGATACCGTAAAGCGGGATAATGTGGGCCCAACTGGACTACCAACCATTTGCCCTATCTTATCATAATCATTCTTAAAACATCCATTTAAACGCTTTTTAAGCGGTTCATCGCAAGGATAGGACAAGTAAAAACAGGGTGAAATAAGAATTTTTGTCCCGTGAATTGTCCCGTTGACTTATCCCTCTACCTTTGACAGGGCCATTAACCCCTCCCCTGTGCTACGGACAAAATTCTACCTTACGGATGCCCAATCGGCATCTCCCACGGCTATCTATGCCGCTTGCTATCTGGATGGCAAACGCAAAAAGCTTTACACGCCCTTGTCCGTTTTACCCAGCCAATGGGACAGCAAAGCCCAACTATTTCGCCGAAGCTTCGCCAATTACTCAAATGCCAACCGACTGCTTCGGTTTCTGGTAACTGAACTGGACGACTATTTCTTGGCCACTGTATCGAAGGGCAAGTTGGTGCTGATAGAAGATCTACGCACTATCATCGCCCGCATCCTCACCGGAGCTGAGCCCCCAGAAGTCACTTTTACCGATCATCTCTCCAACTGGATTGAGGACAGCAAGCGGGATGTGAAGCCCTCCACTATCAAGAGTTACATCACGTTTCGAAACCACATTCTGGCTTTCGGTAAAGCCAAACGCTACGCCTTGGACTTCT containing:
- a CDS encoding glycoside hydrolase family 20 protein, encoding MKKKIRVSLAVLLGLGGGIGLAGAPASAQPASVNRSALSIIPQPVRLTAGSGSFAVTPATKIYVDPKNEELRRIGEVLSQDLQRAAGVQLPVVTAPSGRPGPGSIFLMLRQPLDSLGTEGYMLSVQPTQVVLAAGKPQGVFLGLQTIRQLLPTQRSAMAVRLPALEVVDKPRYQWRGMHLDVSRHFFPVEFVKRYIDYLARHKMNTFHWHLTDDQGWRIEIKKYPRLTSVGGWRDGTLIGHYTDQPHQFDNIRYGGFYTQEQIKEVVQYAQDRYITVVPEIEMPGHAVAALAAYPELSCTGGPFKVERLWGVFDDIFCAGNEQTFTFLQDVLTEVMPLFPGNIVHIGGDEAPKTRWHECPKCQARMKAENLRDEHELQSYFVQRIEKFVNSRGKSIIGWDEILEGGLAPNAAVMSWRGMEGGTMAARQQHNVVMTPGSHAYFDHAQGEASLEPLSFGGYLPLSKVYSFEPTPKELTAAEQQYILGAQANIWTEYIPTEQQVEYMAFPRMSALAEVLWTPARQRSWPDFQQRMQQQYRRYEAWGATYSRSAFNVRQQLALDPARRTTLVTLQTDAAGPQIMYTLDGSTPTAVSRVYTQPFPVSSSAVIKAASFEKGKLMGKVTTREVMMHKAFATPVTLTNEPNKSYKGTGPVTLVDGQKGSTNHADGQWLGFYGTDLVATLDLQKATEINTVTSTFLRAAGSGILLPTNVEVAVSEDGKTYRTVYSAPVPAQATQAKPTSSEVRADVQKTMARFIRITARNAQAVGASKPETWLFAGEIVVQ
- a CDS encoding copper homeostasis protein CutC, producing MRARGLEICAGSVQSAVAAQAGGAHRIELCQNLEQGGTTPSYGTIRHVLTRLAIPVFVLIRPRTGHFCYDAEELAIMEADIRQCRALGCAGVVLGALNQAGRVDLAACRRLLAAAGPLPVTFHRAFDACPDQHQALEEIISLGCQRILTSGGQPTAPAGRTQLAALVQQATGRISIMPGAGVTPATIRDLARHTGAHEFHASAKRQLAAPPAPKATEFDTPRWETDATIVRELAACLNSPLD
- a CDS encoding N(4)-(beta-N-acetylglucosaminyl)-L-asparaginase — encoded protein: MPTRRKFLSSSAASLAALAASPSAEALSLPPAPVAGKPLVISTWDTGLAANLGAWKVLSQGGRALDAVEAGVMVTEASQNCCVGLGGNPDREGIVTLDACIMDEQFNCGSVAALERIKHPISVARRVMERTPHVMLVGEGAQQFAVAQGFPLEAQKLSPDAEKAYREWLKTSQYKPVVNIENTGNRKTGPVGGANNHDTIAMLAQDAQGRLSGSCTTSGMGFKMRGRLGDSPLIGSGLFVDNAVGAAAATGQGEDVIRIAGAHTVVELMRQGMGPKAACKAAVERIAKIKGDKARDIQVCFIAISAQGQHGAFALQKGFSYAVCDAGNQQQLIQADYLLK